In Porites lutea chromosome 9, jaPorLute2.1, whole genome shotgun sequence, a single window of DNA contains:
- the LOC140947589 gene encoding kinesin-like protein KIF9: MLQEDNGRVKVYARIRPTARFAQDMIELLPDGKSVNIHCKKDLRRGYINNQILDWNFHLDRVLHNASQSDVYEECAKDIVTQALDGYNGTILAYGQTGSGKTFTMTGSTEKFQHRGIIPRAIQQVYREIRERPEYSVSVRISYLEIYNERMFDLLCTLPGAITTDPSLMTVTDDDDGYTRVKGLSVRNASSEEEALNLLFEGETNRIIAQHALNKRSSRSHCVFTIYIESHSRVESNTKYVTSKLNFVDLAGSERLSKTLSVGETQVEAMYINKSLTFLEQAVIALGDRRREHVPFRQSKLTHVLKDSIGGRCNTLLIANIWGEAVHIEETLSTLRFGNRMMNVPSEPAITEHFDTLRLCKQHEKEIRTLRQELAMHDTLTNRSQISYEPLSESQIQDVREQVKRFLAGELNDIELVNVRQIKETFAQFRVIVNSMESDVEERLRQKYVLQERDGATSATGGKLGTVPGDDSGLVGEVDGQGFGVGVAPPGVKPNVSTLVSTRKVKSRNKGKERDSAKSPVTGGAGQSDGQGSGEGQDRLQSPSAQSATQRAATPPPKSQAFEEFKQERGSEINRILNQNKEILREKKRKAKELSESVNNLMKEINDNGVLLETRRQERLEQGEFRTDEGQVVIDEDEYELVRKVKDLKSRYRRDYEDLLNTKSEVTYCEKLVNQCRHRLVTEFDNWYSQSFLGADDESKSGRDGRIPEDEQEKFDRLQLELLMEHPDSVPYYNAKMQTERRMHLTASGGSQKKRRPGALIATVRNKPPTSLTVT, encoded by the exons ATGCTTCAAGAAGATAATGGAAGAGTCAAAGTGTACGCCAGAATTCGGCCAACGGCGAGATTTGCGCAGGACATGATCGAACTCCTGCCGGATGGAAAGTCCGTGAACATTCACTGCAAGAAGGATCTCAGAAGAGGCTACATCAACAACCAGATATTAGACTGGAATTTTCACCTGGATCGCGTCTTGCACAACGCCAGTCAGAGCGATGTTTACGAGGAATGCGCTAAAGATATCGTGACGCAAGCCTTGGACGGTTACAACGGCACAATCTTGGCTTACGGACAAACTGGATCAGGGAAGACATTCACCATGACCGGATCCACCGAAAAGTTTCAGCACCGCGGGATCATCCCACGGGCAATTCAACAGGTTTATAGGGAGATCCGTGAAAGGCCCGAGTATTCCGTGAGTGTTCGTATCTCGTACTTAGAGATCTACAACGAGCGAATGTTCGATTTGTTATGTACTTTGCCGGGTGCTATCACAACAGACCCATCTCTCATGACGGTGACTGACGATGATGATGGATATACCAGGGTGAAAGGACTCAGTGTTCGTAACGCGAGTAGCGAAGAAGAGGCGCTTAATCTGCTTTTTGAG GGAGAGACAAATCGGATCATCGCTCAACATGCTCTTAACAAGCGTTCTTCTCGTTCACACTGTGTCTTCACCATCTACATTGAGTCACATTCCCGTGTGGAATCCAACACGAAGTATGTCACATCCAAACTAAACTTCGTGGACCTGGCCGGATCAGAGAGGCTTAGTAAAACGCTCTCTGTGGGAGAAACCCAAGTAGAGGCCATGTATATCAACAAGTCTCTCACATTTCTGGAGCAGGCGGTGATAGCGTTAGGTGACAGAAGGCGAGAGCATGTCCCTTTCAGGCAAAGCAAGCTTACGCACGTGTTAAAGGATTCCATTGGAGGAAGATGCAACACTCTGTTGATAGCTAATATCTGGGGCGAGGCTGTACATATAGAGGAAACG CTCTCAACCTTGCGTTTCGGTAACCGTATGATGAACGTACCATCAGAACCGGCCATAACAGAGCACTTTGATACGCTGCGACTTTGCAAACAACACGAGAAAGAAATCCGCACTCTTCGCCAGGAACTCGCCATGCACGACACCCTCACGAACCGTAGCCAAATCTCTTACGAGCCGCTATCCGAGTCACAAATTCAAGATGTCCGTGAACAAGTGAAACGATTTTTAGCCGGGGAGCTAAACGACATTGAGCTCGTTAATGTTCGGCAGATCAAGGAGACGTTCGCTCAGTTCCGAGTGATTGTGAATAGCATGGAGTCGGACGTGGAAGAGAGGCTGCGACAGAAGTATGTGCTTCAGGAAAGAGATGGTGCAACTTCTG ctACCGGGGGTAAGCTAGGAACTGTCCCCGGTGATGACAGTGGTTTGGTTGGGGAAGTGGACGGGCAAGGATTCGGCGTTGGAGTTGCTCCACCAGGGGTCAAACCTAATGTCTCCACCCTAGTGAGTACCAGAAAGGTGAAAAGCcgcaacaaaggaaaagaaagggaTAGTGCAAAGTCTCCTGTCACTGGTGGTGCGGGGCAGAGTGATGGACAAGGAAGTGGTGAGGGACAGGATCGGCTTCAGTCACCCTCGGCCCAGTCAGCTACTCAGCGCGCGGCCACGCCTCCTCCCAAGAGTCAAGCCTTTGAGGAATTTAAACAAGAGAGAGGGAGCGAGATTAACCGTATTCTTAACCAGAATAAAG AAATTCTGCGGGAAAAGAAGAGGAAAGCGAAGGAACTATCTGAGTCCGTCAATAATTTGATGAAAGAGATTAATGACAATGGAGTCTTACTTGAGACGAGGAGACAAGAACGACTCGAACAAGGAGAATTCCGAACGGATGAAGGACAAGTCGTGATCGACGAAGATGAATACGAACTCGTTCGGAAAGTCAAGGATCTCAAGTCGCGCTATAGACGCGATTACGAAGACCTGCTGAACACAAAGTCTGAAGTGACGTACTGTGAAAAGCTGGTGAATCAGTGCAGGCATCGACTGGTCACTGAGTTCGATAACTGGTATTCCCAGTCTTTCCTTGGAGCGGACGATGAGTCGAAGTCTGGCCGAGACGGTCGAATTCCGGAAGATGAGCAAGAAAAATTCGATCGGCTTCAACTCGAGCTTTTAATGGAGCATCCCGACTCTGTGCCTTACTATAATGCGAAGATGCAAACTGAGCGACGAATGCACCTTACAGCCAGCGGCGGGTCACAAAAGAAGAGGAGACCTGGTGCTCTGATTGCTACAGTACGCAACAAACCACCGACCTCGTTAACCGTCACGTGA
- the LOC140947604 gene encoding COMM domain-containing protein 8-like: MADEGGENLKHGLQLLQKCSKQDAEKVTHELLDCICSGKNLRYQSYGKLWTIQEWKVLQENGKEELKGFITRGLNKEQISNELDRYSLSGEVKQAVLDCLWPRQEEVRQNLVQNTAMISNAVLKDFDWKVKMTMSSDKLATIRQPTVTVNFDVDESGQDRHISVELTNDELRHLISSLEAANKVVMQLKK; the protein is encoded by the exons atggcggacgaagGTGGGGAGAATCTAAAACACGGATTACAGTTATTACAGAAATGCTCGAAACAGGACGCCGAGAAG GTAACTCATGAACTGTTAGACTGCATATGCAGTGGGAAGAACCTGAGATATCAGAGCTATGGGAAGCTTTGGACCATTCAGGAGTGGAAAGTGTTGCAAGAAAATGGGAAGGAAGAACTGAAAGGATTCATTACCAGAGGTCTCAACAAAGAACAG ATCTCCAATGAACTTGACAGATATTCTCTTTCTGGAGAAGTTAAACAAGCTGTGCTAGATTGCCTGTGGCCTCGACAAGAAGAAGTGAGACAAAACTTGGTACAAAATACAGCTATGATATCGAACGCTGTTTTGAAAGACTTTGATTGGAAAGTAAAG ATGACCATGTCCAGTGATAAGTTAGCTACCATAAGGCAGCCCACAGTTACTGTGAATTTTGATGTGGATGAGAGTGGCCAGGACAGACATATCTCAGTAGAACTTACAAATGATGAACTGAGACACCTTATATCTTCTTTAGAAGCAGCCAATAAG GTTGTGATGCAGCTAAAGAAATAA
- the LOC140947601 gene encoding protein YIPF6-like, with product MASEQGFVPTSVNVEIEGDITVPGAPEEDEGPSTLDEPVLETLKRDLKAVGKKFLHVLLPRQSKSLLRDWDLWGPLILCVLLAMMLQGHKVVDSNNDGGPQFAEVFVVVWVGSAVITVNSKLLGGTISFFQSICVLGYCILPLNVALTACRLILIAKQSTLLFAVRFILVILGFVWSTIASVKFLGDSQPTNRKALAVYPIGLFYFVIGWMIISHSG from the exons atggcgtcggAACAAGGCTTTGTTCCAACGAGCGTAAATGTGGAGATTGAAGGGGATATTACTGTACCCGGAGCCCCTGAAGAAGATGAAGGACCTAGCACACTAGATGAGCCTGTATTGGAAACATTA AAGCGAGATTTAAAAGCCGTGGGAAAGAAATTTCTTCATGTTCTTCTTCCAAGACAAAGCAAGAGCTTATTGAGAGACt GGGATCTTTGGGGTCCGTTAATCCTCTGTGTTTTATTAGCTAT GATGTTACAAGGACACAAAGTGGTAGACAGCAACAATGACGGTGGGCCACAGTTTGCCGAAGTTTTTGTGGTGGTGTGGGTAGGATCTGCAGTCATCACTGTAAATTCAAAGCTATTGGGTGGAACAAT ATCATTTTTCCAGAGTATTTGTGTGCTTGGATATTGCATTTTACCTCTAAATGTAGCATTGACGGCATGCCGGCTTATCTTAATCGCTAAACAGTCTACTCTCCTATTTGCTGTTCGATTTATTCTGGTCATACTAGGATTTGTTTGGTCAACAATTG CTTCTGTGAAATTTCTTGGAGACAGCCAACCAACTAACAGAAAAGCCCTTGCAGTGTATCCGATAGGCCTGTTTTATTTTGTCATTGGCTGGATGATCATTTCTCACTCAGGCTAG
- the LOC140947595 gene encoding mucin-like protein, which translates to MCSRRFLPTFTFSIALGCLFLGGYYWFLKATVNGGYTEWSAWSDCSKECGEGTQKRHRLCENPSPGRYGKDCYRFGPSEDEKPCFLKICPVDGRFSQWTAFTKCDKTCGGGKRFRTRQCNDPPPVFGGKNCEGETRQEEACNTEPCPVVDGGFSAWSEYSACSVTCGKGQKTRTRSCTNPAPSNGGKPCDGPASETADCDQGPCPTPPKPKPDEEEKKAAAPNLPQQADAAEKPEEKKQ; encoded by the coding sequence ATGTGTTCTAGAAGATTTTTGCCCACGTTTACGTTTTCCATCGCTCTGGGTTGTCTTTTCCTCGGAGGTTATTACTGGTTCCTTAAGGCAACTGTAAACGGCGGTTATACCGAATGGTCGGCTTGGAGCGACTGCTCTAAGGAGTGCGGTGAAGGGACCCAGAAACGACATCGTTTGTGCGAGAACCCGTCGCCGGGGAGGTATGGTAAGGACTGTTATCGCTTCGGTCCAAGCGAGGACGAGAAGCCTTGCTTCTTAAAAATCTGTCCGGTTGACGGAAGGTTCAGCCAGTGGACTGCATTTACTAAATGCGATAAAACGTGTGGCGGAGGAAAGCGGTTTCGAACGAGGCAGTGCAATGACCCACCACCTGTGTTCGGGGGGAAAAACTGCGAGGGTGAGACGAGACAAGAAGAAGCATGCAACACAGAGCCTTGTCCAGTTGTAGACGGTGGATTTTCGGCGTGGAGTGAGTACAGCGCTTGCTCGGTGACGTGCGGTAAAGGACAGAAGACACGGACTCGAAGCTGTACTAACCCAGCGCCGAGCAACGGTGGAAAGCCGTGTGATGGACCGGCGAGCGAGACGGCTGATTGCGATCAAGGTCCTTGCCCGACACCTCCAAAACCAAAACCTGACGAAGAAGAGAAGAAAGCTGCCGCTCCTAATCTCCCGCAGCAAGCGGACGCAGCAGAAAAGccagaagaaaagaaacaataa